The Legionella sp. PATHC032 genome has a window encoding:
- a CDS encoding NUDIX hydrolase — protein sequence MEPNNIQQTIKAHSSVIVLYDLSKDSLILTKRSLMLKKHPGEVCFPGGFQETKDQNLYSTALRELNEELGITSDRITLIRKLKIEKTLLGLVIHPWYASIDSIFPYTMNPQEVSELILVPMPLVKNQANYKEVRIEKEGRYFSTCQFIADKELIWGATARIMRQLAS from the coding sequence ATGGAACCAAATAATATTCAACAGACAATCAAAGCACATTCATCAGTTATCGTTTTATATGATCTTTCCAAAGACTCGTTAATTCTCACCAAGCGAAGTCTGATGCTTAAAAAACACCCTGGAGAAGTATGCTTTCCAGGTGGATTTCAAGAAACAAAAGATCAAAATCTATATAGCACTGCATTGAGAGAACTTAATGAAGAGTTAGGTATTACATCAGACAGAATAACCCTGATCAGAAAATTAAAAATTGAAAAAACTTTGTTGGGTTTAGTCATTCATCCTTGGTACGCCAGTATTGATTCCATATTTCCTTACACTATGAATCCACAAGAGGTTAGTGAATTAATTCTTGTGCCCATGCCTTTAGTAAAAAATCAGGCAAATTATAAAGAAGTTAGGATTGAAAAAGAAGGAAGGTATTTCAGCACTTGTCAATTTATTGCTGATAAAGAATTAATATGGGGTGCTACGGCAAGAATTATGAGGCAATTAGCTTCTTAA
- the pabB gene encoding aminodeoxychorismate synthase component I: protein MNDSTLITLDYHDFTSESYEKLCHLPGFVLLQSTHKSMGRYDILSAYPYERMVIKSHTHDKDLVLAELKNKLKIEQSELDLPFQGGAIGYISYDFGALLHNLEQYPQKELTNIPFLNLGFYDWAIIVDHHLKKATLFARNSHSSTKNILNEIKNILNSQPKTLVQFSVQAEFLPLISKENYRNSFNAIQQALRAGRSYQVNFTQPFQTIFTGDLWDMYQRVNKNNPVPYAAFIRTDEADILSFSPERFLLYDNGDTLTSPIKGTIHRSKDPAVDKKLKEQLLNCPKNRAENVMIVDLLRNDLGKLAKAGSVKVMNLCNIQSFNAVHHLVSDIRAVCKEDIHPIEAFFSCFPGGSITGAPKLETMKIISEQETYKRGLYCGCIAYFSKHGRFDANIAIRTVTAKDSVLYLSAGGGIVVDSNWEDEYRECFTKITAIINGTK, encoded by the coding sequence TTGAATGATAGTACTCTTATTACGCTTGATTACCATGATTTTACATCTGAATCCTATGAAAAACTCTGTCATTTACCTGGATTTGTTCTGCTACAGAGTACGCACAAATCAATGGGTCGTTATGATATTTTAAGTGCCTATCCATATGAGAGGATGGTTATTAAGAGCCATACACATGATAAAGATTTAGTATTAGCCGAATTAAAAAATAAACTAAAAATAGAGCAGTCAGAACTTGATCTCCCTTTTCAGGGCGGGGCTATAGGCTATATTTCTTACGATTTTGGTGCACTATTGCATAATCTTGAACAATATCCCCAAAAAGAACTGACGAACATACCATTTTTAAATTTAGGGTTTTATGATTGGGCTATCATCGTAGATCATCATTTAAAAAAAGCCACTTTATTTGCAAGAAACAGTCATTCTTCAACAAAAAATATTTTAAATGAAATAAAAAATATATTAAACAGCCAACCAAAAACGCTGGTACAGTTTTCAGTTCAAGCGGAATTTTTGCCTTTAATATCAAAAGAGAATTACAGAAACTCATTCAATGCTATTCAACAAGCCCTGAGAGCAGGACGTTCCTATCAGGTTAATTTCACTCAACCGTTTCAGACAATATTCACGGGAGATCTCTGGGATATGTACCAAAGGGTTAATAAAAATAATCCAGTTCCATATGCCGCTTTTATCAGGACAGATGAAGCTGATATATTAAGCTTTTCTCCCGAGCGATTTTTACTTTATGATAACGGTGACACGTTAACTTCACCCATAAAGGGTACTATCCACCGTTCGAAAGATCCTGCCGTAGATAAAAAATTAAAAGAGCAGTTATTAAATTGTCCTAAAAACAGGGCTGAAAATGTCATGATTGTTGACTTGCTAAGAAACGATTTGGGTAAACTTGCCAAAGCTGGCAGTGTGAAGGTCATGAATCTTTGTAACATCCAGAGCTTCAATGCAGTACATCATTTGGTTTCCGACATACGAGCTGTTTGCAAAGAGGATATTCATCCAATTGAAGCATTTTTTTCCTGTTTTCCAGGTGGTTCAATTACTGGGGCACCTAAATTAGAAACGATGAAAATTATCAGTGAACAAGAAACCTATAAAAGAGGACTCTATTGTGGCTGTATCGCCTATTTTTCAAAACATGGCCGTTTCGATGCCAATATCGCGATACGTACAGTGACAGCCAAAGACAGTGTTTTGTATTTGTCAGCAGGAGGGGGAATAGTTGTTGACTCTAATTGGGAAGATGAATATCGTGAATGTTTCACAAAAATTACAGCAATTATCAATGGAACCAAATAA
- the pdhA gene encoding pyruvate dehydrogenase (acetyl-transferring) E1 component subunit alpha: MTTVAQFEITYTQYLNEQGKLVAELPPFADNQSILKELYKIMVLTRTFDKKAIALQRTGKMGTYAPINGQEAISTAIGHALKPEDVLVPYYRDYAAQFQRGVKMSEILAFWGGDERGSHYSNNAEDLPICVPIASQCLHAAGVAFAFKYRNQPRVALVCIGEGGTSEGDFYEAMNVAGAWKLPVVFVVNNNKWAISVPIDKQTGSQTIAQKAIAAGFSGVQIDGNDIFAARQVIGDAIEKARQGGGPTLIEALTYRLCDHTTADDATRYQPSEEVEEAKAKEPIVRFKQYLMQENIWTSQDEEMLVIECSEKVEKAVEEYLNTKPQPVSSIFDYHYAELPEYLVEQRAIAMEEYSHA; this comes from the coding sequence ATGACAACTGTTGCTCAATTTGAAATAACATACACACAATACCTGAATGAACAAGGTAAGTTGGTCGCCGAATTACCTCCATTTGCAGATAATCAATCCATACTTAAAGAATTGTATAAAATCATGGTACTAACCCGTACTTTTGATAAAAAAGCAATTGCATTGCAAAGAACAGGAAAAATGGGAACGTACGCGCCAATTAATGGCCAGGAAGCTATTTCGACTGCAATCGGCCATGCTCTTAAACCTGAAGATGTACTTGTTCCTTATTACAGAGATTATGCTGCTCAATTTCAGAGAGGCGTTAAAATGTCAGAAATACTCGCCTTCTGGGGGGGAGATGAACGAGGAAGCCATTATTCTAATAATGCTGAAGATTTGCCTATCTGTGTTCCGATTGCATCTCAATGTTTACACGCTGCAGGAGTTGCCTTTGCTTTCAAATACAGAAATCAACCAAGAGTAGCATTGGTTTGTATAGGAGAAGGAGGCACTTCAGAGGGTGATTTTTACGAAGCCATGAATGTGGCTGGGGCGTGGAAATTACCAGTAGTCTTTGTGGTAAACAACAACAAATGGGCGATTTCTGTGCCTATAGATAAACAAACTGGCTCACAAACAATAGCCCAAAAAGCGATTGCTGCTGGTTTTTCTGGTGTTCAAATAGATGGCAATGATATTTTTGCTGCAAGACAGGTTATTGGGGATGCTATTGAAAAAGCTCGCCAAGGTGGTGGCCCCACTCTAATCGAAGCTTTAACTTATCGCTTGTGCGACCACACAACAGCTGATGATGCAACACGCTATCAGCCTTCTGAGGAAGTAGAGGAGGCAAAAGCCAAAGAACCTATAGTGCGTTTTAAACAATATTTAATGCAAGAAAATATTTGGACATCTCAGGATGAAGAAATGCTGGTGATAGAGTGCAGTGAAAAGGTAGAAAAAGCAGTAGAGGAATATTTGAATACCAAGCCTCAGCCTGTTAGCAGCATTTTTGATTATCATTATGCAGAATTACCAGAATATTTAGTTGAACAACGTGCAATAGCCATGGAGGAGTATTCTCATGCCTGA
- a CDS encoding alpha-ketoacid dehydrogenase subunit beta: MPDITLVEAVTQALAYELAHDENVVVFGEDVGKNGGVFRATVGLQDRFGENRVFDTPLAESMIAGLAIGMSIQGLKPVAEFQFMGFIYPAMNQIISHAARMRNRTRGRLHCPLVYRAPFGGGIRAPEHHSESTEALFAHIPGLQVVIPSSPKRAYGLLLAAIRNPDPVIFLEPKRIYRLVKQPVPDDGQALPLGKCFTLQQGDDLTLISWGASMHETLQAAKQLADEGISCEVIDIATIKPLDIETILSSVEKTGRCVIVHEGAKTCGVGAEISAQIMEHCMADLLAPVQRVTGYDTVMPYFQLEKQYIPSVARIKNTVMSIME; the protein is encoded by the coding sequence ATGCCTGATATTACTTTAGTTGAAGCTGTTACTCAGGCTCTGGCGTATGAGTTAGCTCATGATGAAAATGTAGTAGTCTTTGGCGAGGATGTTGGTAAAAATGGTGGAGTATTTCGAGCTACTGTAGGTTTACAAGACAGATTCGGAGAAAATAGAGTTTTTGATACTCCTTTAGCAGAATCAATGATAGCAGGACTTGCTATTGGAATGTCTATTCAAGGCTTAAAACCTGTTGCTGAGTTTCAATTCATGGGTTTTATTTATCCAGCCATGAATCAGATCATATCTCATGCAGCACGTATGCGTAATAGAACCAGAGGCCGGTTACATTGCCCTTTAGTTTATCGTGCTCCTTTTGGTGGTGGAATCAGAGCACCAGAGCATCATTCTGAAAGTACAGAGGCATTATTTGCTCATATTCCGGGTTTGCAAGTGGTTATCCCCTCTTCTCCAAAACGTGCTTATGGACTGTTGTTGGCAGCTATACGCAACCCTGATCCAGTTATCTTTCTTGAACCAAAACGAATTTATCGCCTGGTGAAACAGCCTGTTCCTGATGATGGGCAAGCTTTACCGTTAGGTAAATGTTTTACTTTGCAACAAGGAGATGATCTGACATTAATTAGCTGGGGAGCCAGTATGCATGAAACCTTACAGGCGGCCAAACAATTAGCTGATGAGGGTATTTCCTGTGAAGTTATTGATATAGCGACAATCAAGCCTCTGGACATAGAAACTATTTTAAGTTCTGTAGAAAAAACAGGACGTTGCGTCATAGTGCATGAAGGAGCAAAAACTTGTGGTGTGGGTGCTGAAATATCAGCTCAAATTATGGAACATTGTATGGCAGATTTGCTGGCTCCTGTGCAAAGAGTTACGGGATATGATACGGTTATGCCTTATTTCCAACTTGAAAAACAGTACATACCTAGCGTTGCACGTATTAAAAACACTGTTATGAGCATAATGGAGTAA
- a CDS encoding dihydrolipoamide acetyltransferase family protein, whose protein sequence is MNIFNLPDLGEGLPDAEIHEWFVKEGDTVKADQPLVSMETAKAVVDVPCPQSGTIAKLYGKPGDVIKTGEPLVAFVSTTDKPADKGTVVGNLEESTDVVEDNFIIGSQRSSHRVKTTPAVRMLAKKLGVDLSSLKGSGDNGVITREDVQNQANINSQPPTGFEPLRGVRRAMLNSMVQSHAEIVPVSIFDEADIHNWKPNTDITVRLIRAIIHASKKEPALNAWFDTKHAARRCFNEVHLGIAMDNEEGLFVPVIHDAEKYSDSELRKIIDEFKESVRNRAVSADKLKGATITLSNFGKFSGRFASPIIVPPMVAILAVGRLYKAAVINDEDKIEAHKMLPLSLSFDHRAITGGEATRFLGAVIDSLQQA, encoded by the coding sequence ATGAATATTTTTAATCTACCCGATTTAGGTGAAGGTTTACCTGATGCTGAAATTCATGAATGGTTCGTTAAGGAAGGCGATACAGTTAAGGCAGATCAGCCTTTAGTTTCTATGGAAACCGCAAAAGCAGTTGTTGACGTACCCTGCCCTCAATCAGGTACTATCGCAAAACTTTATGGCAAACCTGGTGACGTTATCAAAACTGGAGAGCCCCTCGTAGCATTCGTTTCAACTACAGATAAACCTGCAGATAAAGGTACAGTTGTTGGTAATCTGGAGGAAAGTACTGATGTGGTAGAAGATAATTTTATTATTGGAAGTCAGCGTTCTTCCCACCGCGTTAAGACAACACCTGCTGTAAGAATGCTAGCAAAAAAATTAGGGGTTGATTTAAGCTCTTTAAAAGGTAGTGGTGATAATGGCGTTATTACTCGAGAGGATGTTCAAAATCAAGCCAACATCAATTCGCAACCACCCACCGGGTTTGAGCCTTTGCGTGGTGTTAGACGAGCCATGCTTAATAGCATGGTACAATCTCATGCAGAAATAGTTCCGGTTAGTATTTTTGATGAAGCAGATATCCATAATTGGAAACCCAACACAGATATTACTGTTCGTTTAATACGAGCTATTATTCATGCATCCAAAAAGGAACCGGCCCTTAATGCCTGGTTTGATACCAAACATGCTGCACGTAGATGTTTTAATGAAGTGCATCTTGGTATTGCCATGGACAATGAAGAAGGTTTATTTGTTCCTGTTATCCATGATGCAGAAAAATACTCCGACAGTGAGTTAAGAAAAATAATTGATGAATTCAAAGAATCAGTACGTAATAGAGCAGTCAGTGCGGACAAGCTAAAAGGGGCAACAATTACGTTATCTAATTTTGGTAAATTTTCAGGGCGTTTTGCCAGTCCAATAATTGTTCCTCCAATGGTAGCTATTTTAGCGGTTGGAAGACTTTATAAAGCCGCTGTAATTAATGATGAGGATAAAATTGAAGCACACAAAATGCTTCCTTTATCTTTGAGTTTTGATCATAGGGCTATTACCGGAGGCGAAGCTACTCGATTTTTAGGTGCCGTTATTGACTCTTTACAACAAGCATGA